One Anopheles merus strain MAF unplaced genomic scaffold, AmerM5.1 LNR4000570, whole genome shotgun sequence DNA segment encodes these proteins:
- the LOC121602683 gene encoding serine-protein kinase ATM-like: protein MGKNLPTPETVPFRLTRDIVDGMGISGVEGVFRKSCEKTLEVLRNNQTVILAILEVLLYDPLYSWNVLSNKKANRRQQQAFLSPSGDADEADGAVGGLPMDAANINVTAERTLMQVEEKLLGQEDNKYISVDGQVQMLIFNAMNKRNLCQVFAGWQPYL from the exons ATGGGGAAAAATCTGCCCACCCCGGAGACCGTCCCGTTCCGCTTGACGCGTGACATTGTGGATGGTATGGGGATAAGCGGTGTTGAGGGTGTTTTCCGCAA ATCGTGCGAGAAAACGCTGGAAGTGTTGCGGAACAATCAGACGGTGATCCTCGCCATCCTGGAGGTGCTGCTGTACGATCCGCTCTACTCGTGGAACGTGCTGTCAAACAAGAAAGCAAACCGTCGGCAACAGCAAGCCTTCCTTTCGCCATCCGGTGACGCTGATGAGGCCGATGGAGCGGTCGGTGGTCTGCCGATGGATGCGGCTAATATCAATGTGACGGCCGAGCGTACGTTGATGCAGGTGGAAGAGAAGCTGCTTGGCCAGGAGGACAACAAGTACATCTCAGTCGATGGGCAGGTGCAAATGCTAATCTTCAACGCAATGAACAAGCGCAATCTCTGTCAAGTGTTTGCGGGATGGCAACCGTACCTGTGA
- the LOC121602688 gene encoding serine/threonine-protein kinase ATM-like, which produces MTKRDPLGQLESLDLIHCPTVELPVLKTGNYRSHIVGIRRWDAKVIVVGGINAPKKLACLCLNGTKRTQLLKGKDDMRQDAVMQQVFGIMNILLRHDKETAHRKLSVRTYKVVPLSRQSGILEWCNNTMPIVRGCFPGMPVSAAGPGTDSGAEKVFQLPEAGVWFERQQNYIKSVAASSMIGYVLGIGDRHVQTS; this is translated from the exons ATGACGAAACGTGATCCGCTCGGGCAGCTGGAAAGCTTGGATCTCATCCACTGTCCAACGGTGGAGTTGCCCGTCCTAAAAACCGGCAACTATCGCTCACACATCGTAGGCATCAGGCGGTGGGATGCGAAGGTGATCGTTGTCGGTGGAATTAATGCGCCGAAAAAGCTTGCCTGCCTTTGCCTGAACGGTACGAAACGGACGCAGCTGCTCAAGGGGAAGGATGATATGCGCCAGGATGCGGTAATGCAGCAGGTGTTCGGTataatgaacatactgctgcGCCACGATAAGGAAACGGCGCACCGGAAGCTGTCCGTGCGCACGTACAAGGTGGTACCGCTGTCGAGGCAAAGCGGCATACTGGAATGGTGCAACAACACGATGCCGATCGTGCGTGGTTGCTTTCCGGGCATGCCAGTATCGGCCGCAGGACCTGGAACCGACAGCGGCgcggaaaaagttttccaat TACCTGAAGCCGGCGTGTGGTTCGAGCGGCAGCAGAACTACATCAAAAGTGTGGCCGCCAGCTCGATGATCGGGTACGTGCTGGGCATCGGCGATCGGCACGTGCAGACATCCTGA